From one Cereibacter sphaeroides 2.4.1 genomic stretch:
- the ctaD gene encoding cytochrome c oxidase subunit I, giving the protein MNALRRHRLLTRIWASEPGWRGWFTTVNHTDLGRMFLGASVVFFLIGGILAMLIRAQLASPRSAFVGAETYAQLFTMHGTIMMFLFAIPMFEGLTIYLLPKMLGSRDLAYPRLSAYGFWCYVLGGSMLIVALLAGIAPDSGWFMYPPLASTLGSPGINSDFWLLGITFVEISAIAAAVEIVVTVLRFRAPGMSLDRMPIYGWYALVTATMILTGFPPLILGSILLELERAFGLPFFQVAEGGDSLLWQHLFWLFGHPEVYIIFLPAAGAISTILPVMARTELIGYRWVVAAAISLAVLSFGLWVHHMFTTGIPHMGLALFSAASTLVAVPTAVQLFAWIGTLWRGTPEMRLPMMWILAFFATFVIGGLTGVMVAVVPFDWQVHDTHFIVAHLHYVLVGGFVFPMLAALYYWMPHVTGRKRFFRVGDVAFWLVTVGFHATFLAVHWVGLLGQRRRTETYEPGQGWEVINLISSIGGFVMAIGFALVILDVAMNALVAVRGSRNPWRAGTLEWAMPTPAPAYNFASLPEVSGRDPLHADPDLAVKIARGAFYLGEPRNGRRETLMVNVATGRPASLVVYPGNSALPFQLALVTGLFFLGMLLKTYWLVPLALVGVAALAIRWVWTNAPGRDEGPQPVGLGLSLPRDVAQSPGWWGSLFLLLANGTLFGSLMFGYAFLWTVAPNWPPPAWLAPSGLQGALLLAGAASAPLLVRLADRTLRRGGSPQAGLAGAALALGALAAAAGMLCLALPAPQRHAYDATVWVIAGYTGFHAGLALLMTLVVMAMQARGRLSAARISPLRILRLWTDWAAFAGLVGVAAALLPGLVA; this is encoded by the coding sequence ATGAATGCCCTGCGCCGACACCGCCTCCTCACGCGGATCTGGGCCTCCGAGCCCGGCTGGCGCGGCTGGTTCACCACCGTGAACCACACCGATCTTGGCCGGATGTTCCTCGGCGCGTCGGTCGTCTTCTTCCTGATCGGCGGCATCCTCGCCATGCTGATCCGGGCGCAGCTGGCCAGCCCCCGCTCGGCCTTCGTGGGCGCCGAGACCTATGCGCAGCTCTTCACGATGCACGGGACCATCATGATGTTCCTGTTCGCGATCCCGATGTTCGAGGGGCTCACGATCTATCTGCTGCCGAAGATGCTGGGGTCGCGGGATCTGGCCTATCCGCGGCTCTCGGCTTACGGTTTCTGGTGCTATGTGCTGGGCGGCTCGATGCTGATCGTGGCGCTGCTGGCCGGGATCGCGCCCGACAGCGGCTGGTTCATGTATCCGCCGCTGGCCTCGACGCTGGGCTCGCCCGGGATCAATTCCGATTTCTGGCTTCTGGGCATCACCTTCGTCGAGATCTCGGCCATCGCGGCCGCGGTCGAGATCGTGGTGACGGTGCTGCGCTTCCGCGCCCCCGGCATGTCGCTCGACCGGATGCCGATCTATGGCTGGTATGCGCTCGTCACGGCGACGATGATCCTCACGGGCTTTCCGCCGCTGATCCTCGGCTCGATCCTTCTGGAACTGGAGCGCGCCTTCGGCCTGCCCTTCTTCCAGGTGGCCGAGGGGGGCGACAGCCTGCTCTGGCAGCACCTCTTCTGGCTCTTCGGCCATCCCGAGGTCTATATCATCTTCCTGCCCGCCGCGGGGGCGATCTCGACCATCCTGCCCGTGATGGCGCGAACCGAGCTCATCGGCTATCGCTGGGTGGTGGCCGCCGCCATCTCGCTCGCGGTGCTGAGCTTCGGGCTCTGGGTCCACCACATGTTCACGACCGGCATCCCCCACATGGGGCTTGCGCTCTTCTCGGCCGCCTCGACGCTCGTTGCGGTGCCGACGGCGGTGCAGCTCTTCGCCTGGATCGGCACGCTCTGGCGCGGCACGCCCGAGATGCGGCTGCCGATGATGTGGATCCTCGCCTTCTTCGCCACCTTCGTGATCGGCGGGCTGACCGGCGTCATGGTGGCGGTGGTGCCCTTCGACTGGCAGGTGCATGACACGCATTTCATCGTGGCCCACCTCCACTACGTCCTCGTCGGCGGCTTCGTCTTCCCGATGCTCGCCGCGCTCTACTACTGGATGCCCCATGTCACCGGGCGGAAGCGGTTCTTCCGGGTGGGCGACGTGGCCTTCTGGCTGGTGACGGTGGGCTTTCACGCCACGTTCCTCGCCGTCCACTGGGTAGGGCTCCTCGGCCAGCGGCGGCGGACCGAGACCTACGAGCCCGGCCAGGGATGGGAGGTCATCAACCTCATCTCCTCGATCGGCGGCTTCGTCATGGCGATCGGCTTCGCGCTGGTGATCCTCGACGTGGCGATGAACGCGCTGGTGGCCGTCCGGGGCAGCCGCAATCCCTGGCGCGCGGGCACGCTCGAATGGGCGATGCCCACGCCCGCGCCCGCCTACAATTTCGCGAGCCTGCCGGAGGTGAGCGGCCGCGATCCGCTCCATGCCGATCCCGACCTCGCGGTGAAGATCGCCAGGGGCGCCTTCTACCTGGGCGAGCCCCGCAACGGGAGGCGCGAGACGCTGATGGTGAATGTGGCGACCGGGCGGCCCGCGAGCCTCGTCGTCTATCCCGGCAACAGCGCCCTTCCCTTTCAGCTCGCGCTCGTGACCGGGCTCTTCTTCCTGGGGATGCTCCTGAAGACCTACTGGCTGGTGCCGCTGGCGCTGGTCGGTGTGGCGGCGCTGGCCATCCGCTGGGTCTGGACCAATGCGCCCGGGCGCGACGAGGGTCCGCAGCCGGTGGGCCTCGGCCTCAGCCTGCCCCGCGACGTGGCGCAGAGCCCCGGCTGGTGGGGGTCGCTCTTCCTCTTGCTGGCGAACGGCACGCTCTTCGGCTCGCTCATGTTCGGCTATGCCTTCCTCTGGACGGTGGCGCCGAACTGGCCGCCGCCCGCATGGCTCGCGCCCTCGGGGCTGCAGGGCGCGCTCCTCCTCGCGGGGGCGGCGAGTGCGCCCCTCCTCGTGCGGCTGGCGGACCGCACACTCCGGCGGGGAGGCTCGCCGCAGGCGGGGCTTGCGGGGGCGGCACTGGCGCTCGGGGCACTTGCCGCGGCGGCGGGGATGCTCTGCCTCGCCCTGCCTGCGCCGCAGCGGCATGCCTATGACGCGACCGTCTGGGTCATCGCGGGCTATACGGGGTTTCATGCAGGCCTGGCCCTCCTGATGACGCTGGTCGTGATGGCGATGCAGGCCCGCGGCAGGCTCTCGGCCGCGCGGATCTCGCCCTTGCGCATCCTCCGGCTCTGGACCGACTGGGCGGCCTTCGCGGGCCTCGTCGGCGTTGCCGCCGCCCTCCTGCCGGGGCTCGTGGCATGA
- a CDS encoding cytochrome c oxidase subunit II, with translation MVLGLHLLVRHRLLRGWLFLLTTPILLSGCAEDLSAVHPAGPAAEVIARLWWVMLAGATAIFLFVTGLLALAMRRRPGGGSDRLWLQGLGLAFPLTVLAALLAYGLTVGEALLPHDHPERVTVRAEARQWAWRFGYEDRPGLQTEDILHIPAGRPVDVQITSADVIHSFWVPRLAGKMDAIPGHVNLLRIEARVPGDYAGVSAEFSGPGYRTHAFTVRAHDAADWQAFLEAPSP, from the coding sequence ATTGTCCTCGGTCTGCACCTGCTTGTCCGTCATCGGCTCCTCCGCGGCTGGCTGTTCCTCCTCACAACGCCGATCCTGCTCTCCGGTTGCGCCGAGGATCTGTCGGCCGTTCATCCCGCCGGGCCCGCGGCCGAAGTCATCGCGCGGCTGTGGTGGGTGATGCTCGCGGGCGCCACGGCCATCTTCCTCTTCGTGACGGGGCTTCTGGCCCTCGCCATGCGCCGCAGGCCGGGCGGCGGCAGCGACCGGCTCTGGCTGCAGGGGCTGGGGCTGGCTTTCCCGCTCACCGTGCTCGCGGCCCTTCTGGCTTACGGGCTGACGGTGGGCGAGGCGCTTCTGCCCCACGACCATCCCGAGCGGGTGACGGTGCGGGCCGAGGCACGGCAATGGGCCTGGCGCTTCGGCTACGAGGACCGCCCGGGCCTTCAGACCGAGGACATCCTCCATATCCCGGCCGGCCGGCCGGTGGACGTGCAGATCACCAGCGCCGACGTGATCCACAGTTTCTGGGTGCCGCGGCTGGCCGGCAAGATGGACGCCATCCCGGGCCATGTGAACCTGCTGCGGATCGAGGCGCGCGTGCCCGGCGACTATGCCGGCGTCAGCGCCGAATTCAGCGGACCCGGCTACCGCACCCACGCCTTCACGGTCCGCGCGCACGATGCCGCCGACTGGCAGGCCTTCCTCGAGGCTCCCTCTCCATGA
- a CDS encoding DUF2231 domain-containing protein, with product MTDKQVQTEDNTLIDPISSSPDFEQTESRIAIWGHPAHAMTVAFPVALTFCTFGADVLYWLSGDIFWARAALWAAGTAFLFGLAAGVTGTTELLMVPGIRARAAAWTHFVIAVALLSVLGANWGYRLGGYEEAVLPYGLLLSAFGVVMVSAAGWHGGKLVFDYRLGTSKGS from the coding sequence ATGACGGACAAGCAGGTGCAGACCGAGGACAATACGCTGATCGATCCGATCAGCTCGAGCCCCGATTTCGAACAGACGGAGAGCCGTATCGCGATCTGGGGCCACCCGGCCCATGCCATGACCGTGGCCTTCCCGGTGGCGCTGACCTTCTGCACCTTCGGCGCGGACGTGCTCTACTGGCTGTCCGGCGACATCTTCTGGGCGCGGGCGGCGCTCTGGGCTGCGGGCACCGCCTTCCTGTTCGGCCTCGCCGCGGGCGTCACGGGCACCACCGAGCTTCTGATGGTGCCGGGCATCCGCGCCCGCGCCGCCGCCTGGACCCACTTCGTCATCGCGGTGGCGCTTCTGTCGGTGCTCGGGGCGAACTGGGGCTACCGGCTCGGCGGCTACGAGGAGGCGGTGCTGCCTTACGGCCTGCTCCTCTCGGCGTTCGGTGTGGTGATGGTCTCGGCGGCGGGCTGGCATGGGGGCAAGCTCGTGTTCGACTATCGGCTGGGGACGTCGAAGGGAAGCTGA
- a CDS encoding CopD family protein, translating into MIGLLEPAIPHLKALHIAMLVLWCGGLFALPLMLSLHDDAIGQADYSRVRRATHYGYTLVVTPAAVAAIASGTALIFLREVFVAWMFAKLVFVALLVAFHAWVGHTLVSVAETEGTHRPPAALLPLFLLLVPVLGILTLVLAKPDLGRIPLPAWLETPRELQLPFDVPSR; encoded by the coding sequence ATGATCGGTCTTCTCGAACCTGCGATTCCGCATCTCAAGGCGCTGCACATCGCCATGCTCGTCCTGTGGTGCGGCGGCCTCTTCGCCCTGCCGCTCATGCTGAGCCTGCATGACGATGCGATCGGGCAAGCCGACTATTCCCGCGTCCGACGCGCGACCCATTACGGCTATACGCTGGTGGTGACGCCTGCCGCGGTGGCGGCCATCGCCAGCGGCACGGCGCTGATCTTCCTGCGCGAGGTCTTCGTGGCCTGGATGTTCGCCAAGCTCGTCTTCGTGGCGCTGCTGGTGGCCTTTCACGCCTGGGTCGGCCACACGCTCGTCAGCGTGGCCGAGACCGAGGGCACCCATCGCCCGCCCGCGGCCCTGCTGCCGCTGTTCCTGCTCCTTGTGCCGGTGCTGGGGATCCTGACGCTGGTCCTCGCCAAGCCCGATCTGGGCCGGATCCCCCTGCCCGCCTGGCTCGAGACGCCGAGGGAGCTTCAGCTTCCCTTCGACGTCCCCAGCCGATAG
- a CDS encoding putative bifunctional diguanylate cyclase/phosphodiesterase produces MNAARSLQDGSEIRRTGQAARSSPSTGRSAAPVGRQEVSMDKPRAPASFSAQLVAAILFACLVATLSVLFLSSTAVNAVDADAEARQIRFAQRALLRETRELLQQQQASTVWDESVVHVRAGDRDWIDSNLGTWMHEEYGQDETYIVDPASRIVYVARERVTGQPGPRATLPPAVEEMVEEMRPMMRAATRNRADSTADVADLSLSRFVLLGGKPALVSVVPIVPDTPAVVQAAGTEYLHVAVQMADADMAARLSNTYEFDRGSFSVQPGPEDRLSVPLRDGAGRPIAWFVWRADRPGHRIVDEMLPVVGLFAAFGAALLTWLLRTLWTASRRLHQSEEEARYLAMHDPLAGIPNRTLFEDRLDQALKAERRGGPPVALLCLDLDRFKAVNDTMGHQAGDELIRQMAARLRSHVRETDTVARLGGDEFGVILIGMASDETLGRYCSGLVHLLAAPCDLKCGQVQIGASIGAVRAASVDGGREAILRSADTALYRAKAEGRGRYCIATPEMNDIFRRRHEIERDLREAVAEGGQIHVLYQPIFDAEERIVAAEALVRWNHPILGQMGPETFLSIAEETGLIDRIGHHVLEQACILAATSGIPRVSVNISPVQLRQETFADEVLAVMAAHSLSGERLVLELTEKFTLDAGPATLANLARLRAAGVSIALDDFATGQSLLRYVRDYQIDTIKIDRSYVARLGTGDGTDQIVRAILDLGRAMGIEVTAEGVERASQREALLGMGCHGFQGYLLGRPMDPLRLAALSARKGVAQKSA; encoded by the coding sequence ATGAACGCAGCACGTTCCCTGCAGGACGGTTCGGAGATCCGCCGGACGGGCCAGGCTGCCCGTTCCAGCCCCTCGACCGGCAGGTCAGCGGCGCCCGTGGGCCGTCAGGAGGTGAGTATGGACAAGCCCCGTGCGCCTGCCTCGTTCTCGGCGCAGCTTGTCGCGGCCATCCTGTTCGCCTGCCTCGTGGCCACGCTGTCGGTGCTCTTTCTGAGTTCCACGGCGGTGAACGCGGTCGATGCGGATGCCGAGGCCCGACAGATCCGCTTCGCCCAACGCGCCCTCCTGCGCGAGACCCGCGAGCTTCTCCAGCAGCAGCAGGCTTCGACGGTCTGGGACGAGTCGGTGGTTCATGTCCGCGCCGGCGACCGCGACTGGATCGACTCCAACCTCGGCACCTGGATGCATGAGGAATACGGGCAGGACGAGACCTACATCGTCGATCCGGCCTCGCGGATCGTCTATGTCGCGCGCGAGCGGGTGACCGGGCAGCCCGGCCCCCGGGCGACCCTGCCGCCGGCCGTCGAGGAGATGGTCGAGGAGATGCGGCCGATGATGCGCGCGGCGACCCGCAACCGGGCCGATTCCACGGCCGATGTGGCCGACCTGTCGCTCAGCCGCTTCGTGCTTCTGGGCGGCAAGCCCGCGCTGGTGAGCGTGGTACCCATCGTGCCGGACACGCCCGCGGTGGTGCAGGCGGCAGGCACGGAATATCTGCATGTCGCGGTTCAGATGGCCGATGCCGACATGGCCGCGCGCCTCTCGAACACCTATGAGTTCGACCGCGGCTCTTTCTCGGTTCAGCCCGGACCCGAAGACCGACTCTCCGTGCCGCTGCGCGACGGGGCGGGGCGGCCCATCGCCTGGTTCGTCTGGCGGGCAGACCGCCCCGGGCACCGGATCGTCGATGAGATGCTGCCCGTGGTGGGCCTGTTCGCGGCCTTCGGCGCCGCCCTTCTGACCTGGCTCCTGCGCACGCTCTGGACCGCGTCGCGGCGGCTGCACCAGAGCGAGGAGGAAGCGCGCTATCTGGCGATGCACGATCCGCTGGCGGGCATCCCCAACCGCACGCTGTTCGAGGACCGGCTGGATCAGGCGCTCAAGGCCGAACGACGCGGGGGTCCGCCGGTGGCCCTGCTCTGCCTCGACCTCGACCGGTTCAAGGCGGTCAACGACACGATGGGCCATCAGGCCGGCGACGAGCTCATCCGGCAGATGGCGGCGCGGCTGCGCTCGCATGTCCGCGAAACGGACACGGTGGCCCGGCTCGGCGGCGACGAGTTCGGCGTGATCCTGATCGGGATGGCCAGCGACGAGACGCTCGGACGCTATTGCAGCGGCCTCGTGCATCTGCTGGCGGCCCCCTGCGACCTCAAGTGCGGGCAGGTCCAGATCGGCGCGAGCATCGGCGCCGTGCGCGCGGCCAGCGTGGACGGCGGCAGGGAGGCCATCCTGCGCAGCGCCGACACGGCTCTCTACCGCGCCAAGGCCGAGGGGCGCGGACGCTACTGCATCGCCACGCCCGAGATGAACGACATCTTCCGCCGCCGCCACGAGATCGAGCGCGACCTGCGCGAGGCCGTCGCCGAGGGCGGGCAGATCCATGTGCTCTACCAGCCCATCTTCGATGCCGAGGAACGGATCGTGGCGGCGGAGGCGCTGGTGCGCTGGAACCACCCGATCCTCGGGCAGATGGGCCCGGAGACCTTCCTCTCCATCGCCGAGGAGACCGGCCTGATCGATCGGATCGGCCACCATGTCCTCGAACAGGCCTGCATCCTTGCCGCCACCTCGGGCATTCCGCGGGTCTCGGTCAATATCTCGCCGGTGCAGCTGCGCCAGGAGACCTTCGCCGACGAGGTTCTGGCGGTGATGGCGGCGCATTCCCTTTCGGGCGAACGGCTCGTGCTGGAACTGACCGAGAAATTCACGCTCGACGCGGGCCCTGCGACGCTGGCCAATCTGGCACGTCTGCGCGCAGCGGGCGTGTCGATTGCGCTCGACGATTTCGCGACCGGCCAGTCGCTCCTGCGCTATGTGCGCGACTACCAGATCGACACGATCAAGATCGACCGCTCCTATGTGGCGCGGCTCGGCACCGGCGACGGCACCGACCAGATCGTGCGCGCGATCCTCGACCTCGGCCGCGCCATGGGCATCGAGGTCACGGCCGAGGGGGTCGAGCGCGCGTCCCAGCGCGAGGCGCTTCTCGGCATGGGCTGCCACGGCTTTCAGGGCTATCTGCTCGGCCGGCCGATGGATCCGCTGCGGCTCGCGGCGCTGAGCGCGCGCAAGGGCGTCGCGCAGAAGAGCGCCTGA
- a CDS encoding twin-arginine translocase TatA/TatE family subunit produces the protein MLNNIGLPGLLVIAAAIIVLFGKGKVSSMMGELGRGISAFKQGLQDPPAEPAAAEPPREIKDA, from the coding sequence ATGCTCAACAATATCGGCCTTCCCGGCCTTCTCGTCATCGCAGCCGCCATCATCGTCCTCTTCGGCAAGGGCAAGGTCTCGTCCATGATGGGCGAGCTCGGCCGCGGCATCTCTGCCTTCAAGCAGGGTCTGCAGGACCCGCCGGCCGAGCCCGCCGCAGCCGAGCCGCCGCGCGAGATCAAGGACGCCTGA
- a CDS encoding SRPBCC family protein has protein sequence MPLHRTPRTGPEPRTLALLAGAGLAAGAAAWAVSRSRENPVVFRPNDDAPDRVARHPEATMPTGRTVTINRPRSELFAFWRDFSNLPQFMESVEHVTVVGDVSRWTLAAPFGRKITLETRIVEEVPDRLIAWRSTDGSDVRAEGAVTFRDAPAGRGTEVEAVVAYVPAGGEAGRLIARLFRLAPAMQGRRELRRFKMLMEAGEIATSRNRKD, from the coding sequence ATGCCATTGCACCGCACCCCCCGGACCGGCCCCGAGCCCCGGACGCTCGCGCTCCTCGCCGGAGCCGGGCTTGCCGCCGGGGCCGCCGCCTGGGCGGTCAGCCGGTCGCGGGAGAACCCCGTCGTCTTCCGCCCGAACGACGACGCACCCGACCGGGTCGCCCGCCATCCCGAGGCCACCATGCCCACCGGCCGCACCGTCACCATCAACCGGCCGCGCTCCGAGCTCTTCGCCTTCTGGCGCGACTTCTCGAACCTGCCGCAGTTCATGGAGAGCGTCGAGCATGTCACCGTCGTGGGCGACGTGAGCCGCTGGACCCTTGCCGCGCCCTTCGGCCGCAAGATCACGCTCGAGACCCGGATCGTCGAGGAAGTGCCGGACCGGCTGATCGCCTGGCGCTCGACGGACGGATCGGACGTGCGGGCCGAGGGCGCCGTGACCTTCCGCGACGCCCCGGCGGGCCGCGGCACCGAGGTCGAGGCGGTGGTGGCCTATGTCCCCGCGGGCGGCGAGGCCGGGCGGCTGATCGCGCGGCTCTTCCGTCTCGCGCCCGCGATGCAGGGGCGGCGCGAGCTGCGCCGCTTCAAGATGCTGATGGAGGCCGGCGAGATCGCCACCTCCCGCAACCGGAAGGATTGA
- a CDS encoding zinc-dependent alcohol dehydrogenase yields the protein MRALTWHGKHDVRVETHPDPEIVNPRDAIIEVTATAICGSDLHLYDGVIPGLMSGDILGHEFMGRVVETGPKSTLKKGQRVVVPFTISCGQCFFCEHQLFSACDNSNPAEKQDLSEPLYGHAVSGLFGYSHLTGGYPGGQAEYVRVPYSDVGPIVIPDGLEDEQVLFLSDILPTGWMAAENAGIEEGDTVAVWGCGPVGLFAIQSALLMGAGKVIAIDEYPKRLALARRLGAEVIDFRRTKVLEALMEMSGGLGPDAVIDAVGMEAHGFMPDTLMDNMKQRVGIGADSGHALREAILAVRKGGRVSVPGVYGGFLDKFPLGALMEKGLTVKTGQTHVQRYTEELLRRIGEGEIDTTFLISHRLPLEEAARGYENFRFNQNEWTKVVLKPGLTGA from the coding sequence ATGCGCGCACTCACCTGGCACGGAAAGCACGATGTCCGCGTCGAGACCCATCCCGACCCCGAGATCGTCAATCCGCGCGACGCGATCATCGAGGTGACGGCCACGGCGATCTGCGGCTCGGATCTGCATCTCTACGACGGGGTGATCCCGGGGCTGATGTCGGGCGACATCCTCGGGCACGAGTTCATGGGCCGCGTCGTCGAGACCGGGCCGAAAAGCACGCTGAAGAAGGGCCAGCGGGTCGTGGTGCCCTTCACGATCTCCTGCGGGCAGTGCTTCTTCTGCGAGCATCAGCTCTTTTCCGCCTGCGACAATTCCAACCCCGCGGAGAAGCAGGACCTGTCCGAGCCGCTCTATGGCCATGCGGTGTCGGGGCTGTTCGGCTATTCGCATCTGACGGGCGGCTATCCGGGCGGGCAGGCGGAATATGTGCGTGTGCCCTATTCGGACGTGGGACCGATCGTGATCCCGGACGGGCTCGAGGACGAGCAGGTGCTGTTCCTGTCTGACATTCTCCCGACGGGCTGGATGGCCGCCGAGAATGCCGGGATCGAGGAGGGCGACACGGTCGCCGTCTGGGGCTGCGGCCCGGTCGGCCTCTTCGCGATCCAGTCGGCCCTGCTGATGGGGGCGGGCAAGGTCATTGCCATCGACGAATATCCCAAGCGGCTGGCGCTGGCGCGCAGGCTCGGGGCCGAGGTGATCGACTTCCGGCGCACGAAGGTGCTCGAGGCGCTGATGGAGATGTCGGGGGGCCTCGGCCCCGATGCGGTGATCGATGCCGTGGGGATGGAGGCGCATGGCTTCATGCCCGACACGCTGATGGACAACATGAAGCAGCGCGTGGGGATCGGCGCGGACAGCGGCCACGCGCTGCGCGAGGCGATCCTTGCGGTGCGCAAGGGCGGCCGCGTCTCGGTGCCCGGCGTCTACGGCGGCTTCCTCGACAAGTTTCCGCTCGGCGCGCTGATGGAGAAGGGCCTGACCGTGAAGACCGGCCAGACCCATGTGCAGCGATACACCGAGGAGCTTCTGCGCCGGATCGGCGAGGGCGAGATCGACACGACCTTCCTGATCTCGCACCGCCTGCCGCTCGAGGAGGCGGCGCGGGGCTACGAGAACTTCCGCTTCAACCAGAACGAGTGGACCAAGGTGGTGCTGAAGCCGGGCCTGACCGGCGCCTGA